A genomic region of Canis lupus baileyi chromosome 17, mCanLup2.hap1, whole genome shotgun sequence contains the following coding sequences:
- the LOC140608446 gene encoding USP6 N-terminal-like protein — MSTGIYTPKWFLQCFLGRTPCSLTLKLWDVYMLDGERVLTAMAYTILKVHRKRLLKLPLEGLREFLQDSLAQPWALEDEAVLRHLRASMTQFRRMRCDLPPPAGPEEFPTRPVGLERVSPAPGPLLPSPASETPPRVEEPASPGPATQPEPPGPPPGQAIVQPPPQRWSSLPTLPVQQDGAGRRSLDMVGLMTKNGVPFPSAPAWATPEAP; from the exons ATGTCTACCGGTATCTATACCCCAAAGTGGTTCCTGCAGTGCTTCCTCGGCCGG ACCCCCTGCTCGCTCACCCTGAAGCTGTGGGATGTTTACATGCTGGATGGGGAGAGGGTGCTCACGGCCATGGCCTACACCATCCTCAAGGTGCACAGGA AGCGCCTCCTGAAGCTGCCCCTGGAAGGGCTCCGGGAGTTCCTCCAGGACtctctggcccagccctgggccctggaggacGAGGCGGTGCTCAGACACCTTCGGGCCTCCATGACCCAGTTCCGGAGGATGCGGTGCGACCTGCCCCCCCCAG CGGGACCTGAGGAGTTCCCCACGAGGCCTGTGGGCCTGGAGCGAGTGTCCCCAGCGCCcgggcctctcctcccttctccggcCTCTGAGACACCGCCCAGGGTGGAGGAGCCGGCCTCCCCgggcccagccacccagcctgAGCCACCCGGACCCCCTCCCGGCCAGGCCATAGTCCAACCTCCCCCCCAGCGATggagctccctccccaccctcccagtgCAACAAGACGGTGCAGGCAGGCGGTCCCTGGACATGGTGGGCTTGATGACAAAAAACGGGGTCCCCTTCCCTTCGGCACCTGCCTGGGCCACCCCAGAGGCCCCGTGA